The sequence below is a genomic window from Roseivirga misakiensis.
TATGTCACCAAGTAGGTACATATACCTTCTTTTTTTCTTTTTTCTAGGTATTGGTATAATCCATGGGCAATCAAATTTTCCAAAGGAGTATTTGGCGGAAGATTGGGCACCAAAATTAGATTCGCTTCGTACGGCACTCGGTAAAAACGTGTCGTTTAAAAACAAGAAAGGCATGGAGTTAGCCACTTTACTCGCGCTTTCTCACTACCCCGAATTACAAGACAGAAAAGTAAAGGTGATCATTAAAAACATGAGAGGAGCACCTGTAGAGGCTAGTTTTGGTGTTTTCAATTTCATAAAACCTCGACGAAAAAAAGTTTACAAGATTCTTATACAGGAAAACTCTTTCATGGAGCGGCTCAGCCTCAATAAGCAAGTCGCAGCTTTGGGCCATGAAATGGCTCATTTTATCCAATACGAACAAAGAAAATACTTCGGCACCCTCTTTACTTTACTGCAATATGTTATCTCAGATAAGTATAGACTCAGGTTTGAAAAGCAGGCAGATGAGTTGGCTGTGTTACACAACCTCGGACCACAAATGCTAGACTTTGCCTTTTATAGCTCCGACGATCAAATCAGGGAATACATGAAAAGCCTAGACAATGACTAAGGTATATTCCAAAAGCCAATTGGCTCTGCGTAACGGGCAAGATCGAGAAGAAATATGGGTCGCGTTTCAAGGTAAGATTTACGATGTCACAACTTCTAAACTTTGGCGTAATGGTGAGCACTACGAACATTGGGCCGGACAAGACCTTACTGATGAGCTAAAAGATGCTCCCCATACCTCAGGAGTTTTCGAGAAATTTGAAGTCATAGGCGTTCTAGGCTAACGATTCAGACGGTAGCAAACGCATCTGTCAAACCGACGACCAACACTAGCGATAATCCCGTGATTTCGTTGAACTATTTCAGAAAAATATTAGTTTTGCCCCAGTTGACTGACATCAACATTTTCGCCATTGGAATACAGTTATGGGTAATTTGAATACACTTTTTACCACTTAACGAAGAAAACGTTCCATTCGTCGAAAGAATTTGACGGTCTGGTTAGAGATGACCAGATTTGAAGAAATCGAACTGACATGAGGAGAATTAAACTACTTGCTGCTTTGATAGCGCTCGCCCTAATGAATAGCTGCGCTTCGTCGAAAAATGATGAACCATTGTACTTCAAAGATGGTATAGCTAACCTTGAAGGTATGTGGGTATTATCTGGTGAGAATCCTTCAGAACTTGACGTCATTCTTGACCTAGCCTTAAATGGGAACTCCGTGGATATCAAGGCTTGGGGCAAAAATGTAAAATCAAATAACGTCGTTCGTTACAAAGATCAAATCCTAATTTCTTATACCACCACCAGTGGAGATAAATTCAGTATTCTAGGCCAACTTGAAAACAATAACCAGATGCGTATTTCACGGACTTCCGAAGAATTGAATAGCTTCATGCCGATCGGTCAGTTAGGCGAAAAAGTATATCGATTGACTAGAATAAAAGAGGGCCGAAGGCTGGTTGTTAAAAACACTCCTCAACAATAATCCTCCAACAAAGCATTTACCCAAAGTAAGGAAAGTCCATGGCGCGACTATTCTAGCTGTGGGTCTTGATTCACATATAATTCCCGTTTTTTTGATAAACTGACACGGTTAGCCGCAAGAGAAGTATATCTTGCAACTTAGCGCTGTGTAAGCCCAATTGATGCGGCTTGCAGCCATTAATCAAAAGAGCAATTTAACTGAGGGATGAAAATACTTATTGCCGACAGTGGTTTTACCAAAACAGATTGGCGGGTAATTGACGACAAGGGGGATATTTCTCAAGCCAAAACGGAAGGCATCAACCCGTATTACCAAAGCGAAGAAGAAATCTTAAGGGAAATCCAGAATCTCCATAATCAGGTACCAGAAAAAATCGATCGTATTCACTACTACGGTACAGGTTGCTCTTCTGCCCACAACCGAGAAAAAATAGCCAAACTCCTAAAGCGCTATTACCCACATGCAGAAATTGAGGTAAATCACGACCTTTTGGCAGCCGCTCGTTCCCTCTGTGGTGAACAGCCAGGTATTGCGTGTATTATTGGTACTGGTACTAATTCCTGTAGTTATGATGGCCAGAACATCGAGGATAATGTTCCATCACTAGGGTGGGCCGTCGCTGACGAGGGTGGAGGCACTTATTTGGGTAAAACTATGCTCACTGATTACTATCGGAAAGATATACCAGAGCATCTCCGAAAAACTTTTAAAGAAGAGTTTGAACTTACCAGAGATGGTTTCCTGAATAAGATGTACCAAGAGCCTATGCCAGGACGCTTTCTAGCCAGTTTTGCGAAGTTTATTGGCAAGCACATCAACGATCCGTATATGTATAACCTTGTTGCTCATGGCTTTGACTTGTTCCTCACAAAAAACGTATTGAAGTATAAGGATTGTAAGGATTTACCCGTGCACTTTACAGGTTCTGTAGCATATTACTTTGGCGATATTCTCAGGAATGTGGCACAGGAAAAAGGCCTGCATATAAAACATATAACACAACAACCCATTGCTGGGTTGACACTATTTCATCAATAACTCGAAGGCTAAACGACAAACATGAACATTACAGAATCAGAGTCTAATCATCAGGATTTAGATAAAATGTCGGTGAAAGAATTACTCACCAACATCAATCAAGAGGATCAAACTGTCGCTTTAGCAGTGCAAAAAGTAATTCCGCAAATCGAAGGCTTGGTTCGGGAAATAGTGCCTCGAATGCAAATTGGAGGGCGTATTTTCTACATCGGTGCAGGTACTAGTGGTCGGTTAGGCGTGGTTGATGCCTCTGAATGTCCTCCCACCTATGGCGTAGAGCAAGGCATGGTTGTCGGCATTATAGCTGGTGGTGACTCGGCTATTAGAAACAGCGTTGAGTTTGCCGAAGATAGTACGGAACAAGCGTGGGAAGACTTGCAAGAATACTTGATCAATCACAAGGATATTGTGATCGGGATAGCTGCTTCTGGTACTACTCCTTATGTGATTAACGGGTTGAAAAAAGCCAAGGAAAATGGAATTCTAACTGGTTGTATTACCTGTAACCCTGATAGTCCATTGGCTTGGGAGGCTGAATTTCCGATAGAACCGATCGTAGGGCCGGAATTTGTGACTGGTAGCACTCGAATGAAAGCTGGTACTGCACAAAAATTGGTACTCAATATGATTTCTACCTCGGTTATGATCCAACTAGGCCGTGTAAAAGGAAACCGCATGGTAGACATGCAGCTGTCGAATAACAAACTGGTCGATCGGGGTGCTAAAATGATCATGGAAATGCTTCAAGTCAATTATAAGATCGCCGAAGGTCTACTCAAAGAACATGGTTCGGTACGTAAAGTCATCGATTTTATAAAAGACTCTAATGCATAGTATAGAGCCATATTACAATTGGCTGAAGTATTATAATGTAGCAGAAGACCCCAACTCGCCTTACGATGGGAAAGAGTATAATTTCGATTCGTATTCGGAAAACATCTACGGCTACTATATTGACCCGCATTGGGACTTTATGGGTTCTGAAACCCTTTACATTAAAATCCTCTATACCGATTACGACCGGGGATTTATCATTATCGAATTTATAGGAGAATGGAATGACGCGCTGAATAATGACATCATGTTCCTTAAACGGAATATCATAGATCATTTCAATGGTTATGGGATTAATAAATACCTATTGATCGGCGAAAACATCCTTAATTTTCATGGATCTGATGACAGCTATTATGAAGAGTGGTTTGAAGATGTTGAAGATGGATGGATTACAGGCATGAACTTTCCCGCCTTCATACAAGATGAGATGAAAGTCTACAATATCGACAGTTATATCAACTTTGGCGGACAGCTAGACATTGTGAATTGGCGAACGTTGAAGCCAGTTATCCTATTCGAACAAGTCGATCGTATCATAGGGCGAAGAATAGGAATTTAGCGCTGATTAGCGAACCTGTTCTACTTCAACAAGAATCGGGATGAGGTATCTTCTTTGATTGGACAAATCCAAACAAACTGCTCGAGTTCTATTCGTTTTTATCTTTCTAAAAGCCCTTTTTCTGAATACAAACTCCTGTCCAGGCAAAAGATTTCTCAAAGTCGGGCCATCGGATTTAGTCAGGTCATAATTAGAGACGGCTTGCAGTAATTTTGGGTCTGCTGCGGTACTAGCCTTAGGGTTTTTCATGTGTTTTGCCAAAGCTCGTAGAATGTCATCAGGAAAAACTTCTGGCCTTAAAAGTGGCAGCATTAGCTGCTGAAAAGTTCGTTTCCACTCAATTCCGTGCGGTTTTTGTCTAGATTTTGGCTGATGGACCACTCTATGTGCCACTTCATGCACATAAGTAATCAAGAATTGATAAGGGTTGAGATCGTGATTTACTGTAACCGAATGGTTTGCCGTTTTGGGATCATACCTATAATCTCCAAGTTTAGAAGATCGCGCCCGAGTAAGTTTAAAATCAAAAGGTGCTTCAACCCATAGTTGTGTGCAATAAGACAGTGCTGCTTGAGGCACTTTACCCGTTAATGCTTCTTCTATCGAAATCACTATTTCTTTCGGAATACTAGTTTAATTGGAACACCTTCGAAATCGAAACTCTCTCTGATATTATTTTCAAGATACCGCTCATACGGTGCCTTTATATACTGTGGTAGATTGCAGAAAAATGCGATCGTTGGCGCATGGGTTGGCAACTGGGTAATGTACTTGATCTTAATGTGCTTTCCTTTTAAAGCCGGTGGCGGGAAACGATCAATTTGTGGTAAAATCGCATCATTGAGCGCAGAAGTAGATATTTTTCTAATTCTATTATGATAAACTTTTACGGCCAGCTCTATGGCTTGGAAAATCCTTTGTTTCTGGGTGACAGAAGTGAAAATCTGTGGAATCCAATTCAAATGACCCAATTTTTCTTCTAGCTGCGCTTTTGCCTTATTCATGGTGTTAGAATCCTTTTCAATAAGGTCCCACTTGTTCATCATGAGCATAAGGCCCTTCTTATATTTCAGCGCCAAGCTAATTAAGTTCATGTCTTGTGCTTCCAGACCACGAACAGCGTCTACCATAATGATACAGACATCTGAATCCTGAAGGGCCTGAAGGGCGCGCATCACAGAATAAAACTCAATGTCTTCATGCACCTTAGATTTCTTTCGAACACCAGCGGTATCAGTCAAGATAAAATCCTGACCATATAATTTGTACCTGGTATTGATTGAATCTCTAGTAGTTCCGGCAACATCCGTCACAATCGTGCGCTCCTTACCCAATAGTGCATTCATAAAAGAAGACTTTCCGGCATTGGGGCGACCTAAAATGGCAATTCTAGGGATGCCATCATCTGGATTTTCGGTCCCTTCATCTTCAAAATGTTTGACTACTTCGTCCAAAAGCTCCCCCGTACCGGCACCACTGGAAGAGGATATTGGGAAAACCTCTCCAAGACCTAGCCCATAGAACTCGCTCGATTGATATGACCACTCGGCAGTATCGGCCTTATTTGCAGCAATGACCACTGGTTTTTTTAAACCACGAACTATTCTGGCAAAGTCGTTATCCATTCCGGTTAAACCATCATGGCAGTCGGCCATAAAAATGACAACAGAAGCCTCATTCATCGCCTCTTCGACCTGCTCCCGAATTGCCCCTTCGAAAACATCTTCGGATCCAGTAACATAGCCTCCCGTATCAATCACAGTGAAATGTTTTCCCACCCACTCGGCATAGCCATAGTGACGGTCACGGGTAACACCACTTTCATTATCCATAATGGCTTGTCTTTTCTCCACTAAACGGTTGAAAAAAGTCGATTTACCTACGTTAGGTCTACCTACAATCGCTACAATATTTGCCATACTATTGAAATTCTAATTCGCGTAGCCGAAGCCTTTGAGTTTTAGCTCTTTCTTTCTCCAGTCCTGCTCTACTTTTACAAAGGTCTCTAAATGCACTTGTTTTCCGAAAAATGTCTCTAAATCTTTTCGTGCTTCGATACCAACTTTTTTGATCGCCTCGCCCTTATGACCGATAATTATGCCTTTTTGGCTTTTCCGCTCCACATAAATCTCAGCTCTTATTCTGATGATTTTCTCGTCTTCCTTAAACTCCCCCGTTACAACCTGACAACTGTAAGGCACCTCTTTCTTATAGTTTAAAAAGATTTTCTCTCGGATGATCTCATCCACAAAAAACCTCTCTGGCTTATCTGTGAGTGTATCTTTTGGAAAATAAGCTGGGTGTTCGGGTAAAAGGTCTACGATTTTCTCGAATAGCTTTTCAATATTTTGCTTTTCTAAGGCCGAAACCATGACAACAGCGTCAAAATCAAACATCTCTTGCCAATAGGCCGCTTTATCTTCTGCTTGACTCCCTTTAGAAAGGTCAATCTTATTCATGACAAGAATGACAGGCACTTTCTTTTCCTTTAGAAAATTGATCTGCTTCTCCTCTTCGAATTTCTCATAAAGGTCGGCCACAAACAAGATCACATCTGCATCTTCAAACGAGCTATTGACAAAGCTCATCATAGAATCATGAAGTTTATATTCTGGTTTGAGAATCCCTGGCGTATCAGAGTAAATGATTTGAAAGTCGTCTCCGCTCAACACACCCATAATACGGTGACGGGTAGTTTGCGCTTTTGAAGTAATTATCGAAAGGCGTTCACCCACTAAGGCGTTCATCAACGTTGATTTTCCAACGTTGGGTTTACCGATAATACTCACAAAACCAGCTTTATGCGGTTGACTACTCATTTTCCTAAAAATTAAGTGGCAAAGGTACTTGTTTAGAATCGATTTGTCCCTACATTTGTATCCCACTTCGGAAAAACGTCCGAAGTTGATACATCGCGGGATGGAGCAGTTGGTAGCTCGTTGGGCTCATAACCCAAAGGTCACAGGTTCGAGTCCTGTTCCCGCTACTACTAAAAAGGCACTCAATTGAGTGCCTTTTTTTATGCTCCTCTGCCAACGGATCAATGATAATTTTACCACTCAGAATTAGTATCTTATCTAGGCACTATTACCGTATTGATTTGCATAAGATTAGACTAAAGCTATCAGTTCATTTGATTGTCGCATTTGTGGCCTTTACGGTCATCGGAACGCTAAGTCACGAGCTGGGACATATGGCCATAGCTAAAGCCTTGGGCTACTCCACCACACTTCACTATGCATCAATAAATTATGACTACTCTGAGTCAAATTCGCGCATCAACGAAATCTACAGTCAGTATCATGATGAAATAAAAGAGGGGATTGATTTCCCGCTGAAGGAGGAGTATGAATCGTTATTTAAAAAACAGAGATCAAACGGACTTTTGGTCTCTCTTGGAGGCCCGCTACAAACCTGCTTGACCGGGCTCATCGGTATTTTACTCTTAATTTATCAGCGTAAAAAGAACCCCAACAGATTTAACCGATGGAATTGGTTAGGTGTATTTCTGGCGCTATTCTGGTTAAGAGAGATATTCAACCTGACAATATCGGCAGCCAGTAAATTACTCAACCCAAAGAGTTTAAGTTTCTTTGGCGGGGATGAATTATTTATAGCTTATTACCTAAATCTATGGGAAGGCTCTGTCGCCTTATTTCTTGGTATAATAGGCCTTATTATCTCCCTTTTGGTAATATTTAAATACCTGCCCGTCCAGTTCAGACCAACCTTCATTTTTAGTGGGTTAATAGGTGGCGGCCTTGGTTATTATCTCTGGATTTATCAAGTGGGGCCTTTAATTTTACCCTAGCCAATAGTCGCCGAAAAAGATATTTTTTGAAAAGATGAATTTTAAGGCCTTTTTTTTGATGCAACGATTTTTACTAAAACTGTATCTAAGATGTGAATAGATATCATAATATCAATCTATAACATGTCCATAAGGCCAGCTTCTTACCTTCACGTCATTACAATTACCGGCCTGGCCATATTTGTCTCGGCCTGTGTGTCAAAAGGAATGGTCCATGAAAATGAGGTATTTACAGAAGAACTAACAGAACTTAAGGCGTTCTTCTCGATACCTGGCTTAAGCGCGACTATTGCGCAAGGAGATGAGGTTATTTATGAAGAGTTCTTTGGTTACTCGGATCTTCAAAACAAAACAGCGGTAGACTCACAAACCGCCTTCCCTATAGCATCCATTACAAAACTATTTTCTGCTAGTTTAATCATGAAACTAGTCGAGGAGGATCGACTTTCGTTAAACGATCCTGTAAGTGAGTATTTACCTGAATCAGGTCTGAAAAACGAGATTAAGGTCAAGCATTTACTTTCGCATACCTCTCAAGGAGACATTGGTAACCAGTTCTACTATAGTTTTCGGTTCGGATTATTGACTCAAATTATTCAAAAGGCTTCTGGTAAGTCTTTTCAACTTTTAATGGAAGAGAAAATTCTTCAGCCGCTAAAACTAGATGACACTTTTTTGCTGAAAGATTCGGTTCAGTTGGCCCAGAAAGACACCAAATTTGCCCTGCCATACAATCTGGACAATGGAATAGCAGACGGGTTTATTGATTATGGCTATTACACATCTGCTGGGCTTGTATCCACAGGTCGTGACTTGATCAAATTTGCTCAAGCCTTAAAGCACAATTCTTTACTGACTGAAATGTCGAAACAAACAATCTTTCAAGGCCAGAATAATAATCTACCTTATGCCTATGGTATTTTCAATCAAGAAATTCAAGGTTTAGAGGTTCTTTGGGTTTATGGTCAATACGATTCATACTCAAGCCTGTTATTGACCGTACCATCAAAAGATATTACGCTGGTTTTGCTTGCCAATAATAACTTAATGAGCGACCCAGCCAGACTTATTATGGGAAACCTTACCTCTTCATTGTTTGCCATCAGCTTTCTAAAAAACTATGTTTTTGAAAAGAGTAACTTACCCTTGTTTGAGACCAAAGATTTCTCTTTTACTGAGCCAAACATCGATGACTTTTACAGAAAAAAGGTTTTAGCGCAGGCGTTAGCCGAATCTTTTATGGCACGCTTCAATACGGATAAAATGCAGATAAGTGCTCACTTATTAGATGAAACATTCAGCGCTTTCCCAGATTATATCGAGTATGCTGATATTAACCTCTTGCATAATTTAAGTTTCCTTAAAAGTGTGGCGTTTTATAGAGAGCTGGGGGAGTTCAATCAATTCGATACTCAAATCGAAGAAATCGGCAATAAGGTTTTGCATGAAGCGCCAAATAACCCTTACGCACACTCTTATCTAGGTACATTTTACGACAGGAAAGGTGATAAGGAAAAGGCTCGCTTCCATTTTCGATCAATTATCGAGGCAGAAAACTTCTCTACGAGTTGGTATACCAACGAAGCCAAAGCATGGCTAATCGATAACCAATAGATGGGGTATTAGGCCGATCGAATCGAGCAATTTGATGCAGTTTTTGGTGTTTTTAGTCTTGAAAGCTCAAAATGGCCTCTAGGCAGCGTTTAGCCGTATTGCCATCCCACAATGCTGGCTTTTGAGGCTGTCTGTCTTTTGTTAAAAAGTCATTGAAGTATTTCTCTACCAATTCCATGTTATTTCCAACAAGGACTGACACTCCACCATGCTCTTTTAGAGTAACTGGCCTTTCCGTAGAATCTCTCAATGTAATGCATGGTGTGCCTAAATAGGTACATTCCTCTTGTATCCCCCCACTGTCGGAAAGGAAAAGTTTTGCTTCGGTGTTCAGTTTAAGTAACTCTAAATATCCGATGGGATTTAATAAGACGAGCCCACTTATTTGTGTAAATCTTTCCCATAATCCGAATGTTTTCAGCTGTTTTTCGGTTCTAGGATGCAGCGGTAAAACTATAGAAAGCTTGGGACAAATCTTATTCTCCAAAGTTTCCACAATGCTCAAAAGCACGTTTCTGTCATCTACATTGGAAGGTCTGTGCATGGTCATTAAACCGAAATTGTTTTCCTCAATTGCCGATTGTACCACACTTAGGTTCTTGAATCTGTTGGCCTCAATGATTTCTTGGGTATTAAGAAGTTTCGCTTGCTCAACATTTTTTACCAGCGTATCGATCATAATGTTTCCGACGAACTTGATACTCTCCTCAGGCTTACCCTCTCTGCGCAAGTTATCTGACGATATAGTATCTGGTGTCAAGAGTAGATCAGAGATACTATCAGTTACCATCCGGTTAATTTCCTCTGGCATTCGCTTGTCAAATGACCTCAGGCCTGACTCAATATGGCACACTTTGATTTGATGCCTTTTCGCAATCACCGAACAACTAAGCGTCGCATTAACATCACCAATTACGACCACCCAGTCAGGCTTAACTTCCTGAAGCAGTTCATCAAACGCAATCATTGTTTGTCCCAATTGGACACCATGACCACCCGATCCGATATTCAAATTATGATCAGGCCTTGGTATACCTAAGCGTTCAAAAAATATATCTGACATGAGCGGATCATAATGTTGACCCGTATGAACCAATATGTGGTCAACCAACTTTTCATTAGCTTCATTGTGACGTTGGATTTCATGTATAAAGGGGGCTACCTTCATAAAATTTGGGCGTGCTCCTACAACAGATAATACTTTCATGGTACGATGTTCTGGTTTCAAATAACCACTATTATGTCGTCATCAGAAACATTTTTAAACAAAAAAGGCCATCGTTAAGATGACCTTTCTATTCAATTATTATCAACTTTCACCTAATAGGCTTGCTTTAAGGTTTGACTACAGTAATCAGGTAATTTCCACTAATACCTGCCCTAGTGGCACCTGCGTGCTCGAAACTAAAGCGCAGTGACGATAGTGCTAAAAATTCTACCGTTACGAGTTCACCAGTATCCAGAATGATCAATGTGCCATCAGTATCTGTTGGAGCCCAATCCCATGTGCCTGACGCATTAAATAAGTCTGCTGCATTAGTGGTTTGGTAAGTACCATCGGCAAAAGAAACACTGAACCCTGGGTAGTTTAAGGATATGTCCTCTCCATCCAAAACAATACTTCCCTCTGTTCCCAAAGTCCACTGACCACTCAAAAGTTCGAAAGCCAAATCTCGCAATGTTGGGTTATCATCATCTTTACAAGACCAAACCGCAAAAAGCGATAAAATGGCTAAAACCGATATATATTTCTGAATCTTCATATCACTTATTTCTATCGTTTGATCATTACTTTCTTCCTCACTACTGACGTACCATTAGTGAATTGTATAATGTAGATACCCATCTCATAACGAGAGACATCTAACCTCAATTCTTTGTCTGTATAATCCTGAACTCCATAGAGCTTAATACCCGTTGCGTTAACGATCTCAATGTCTAGTTTGGTGGCTGCTAGTTCGGATAAGTCTATTGTAAGTATCCTGTCAGCAGGATTCGGATAAATTGAAATGTTTGATGGATCAATGGTACCGTTATCAACCGAAGTAATGATCGCACCTGCGCCGCTTACCGAGTGACCAATAGTTATTGATTCTGGGTTTCGACCTTCTTGTTGGAAAGTATAGTTAAAGGTAATTATACCACTATAATTGCGTGCTTCGGTTGGAATAAAGGCAATCACTACAGGCACACTTTGGCCGACTGGAATCTGAACAGAACCTGTGAGTACTTCAAAACCTGGTACCGTGTTCCCTGCCGACCTTACTTCAACTGGAATCTCTCCGTCGTTGGTAATTGTTATTGTTCTTTGCTGACTTCTACCCAAAGCAGACACATCGAAGACTGTCTCATCCTCAACTATAAATACTGACGGTTCGAGGACGTTCTCGATAGTAATGTCCAGCGCTTTCTCGATTTCACCACCAAAACCATCATCTGTTTTCACTCTTACTGAGTAGCTGCTTCTTACTTCAAAGTCGAAGACTTCAGCTGCCTTTAACTGGTTACCATCAATGGTGAAGCTGCCATTATCGTCAGCACCATCACCTGCAACTAGCGTATAAGTATGATTATCTCCAGTATCATCATCTGTGCTCGCCAATTCTCTAGCTACATCCCCTATTAGGTTATTCTCAGAAATAGTCCCTGTTGTTGTGATATCCGTTGGTGCGAAGTTGGTCGTATAAATTTCGCCTGATGTAAAGTCAGCATTTCCTATTCCTGTTCCACCTAAAGAATTAAGCGCATCGTCTAGAATGGTATCATCATCCTTCAAGTTAATGCCTATCGTGCCTTCACCTGAGATGCCATTTACATTCACCTCATAGGTTTTACTATCAATAGCGGTAACTGTATTTAGAGCGGCCGTTGCACCAGATAAAGAGATTTCAAAGTCTGCCAAATCAACACCACTCACTGATTCAGAGAATAGGACAGTAAAGTTAGCAGTCGATGTATTTGTATTTAATTGATCAGCTTCTTTCCTAGTAATCGAAGTTACTGTTGGTGCCGTTCCATCAAAGACCTTGCTTACGGTATTGCTGGCAGCACTTGCATTGCCTGGTATATCGGATGCTACTCCGGCGGCTAAGCTTACGGTCACAGTCCCATCTGCTTCTGGTGTGATATCAGCTGACCATACACTTCCAGCTATTACTTCTGTGAAATTATCGGCAGTACCGTTAGTTACGGTAATATCAGCTAGCGCAAAACCTTCCACTTGCTTATCATAACTGAAGGTAGTCGTAAAGGCTGTGTTGGTTAATTCCACACCGGTAGTAGATAATGTTGGCACTGGTCTAACTCCATCTACGAGAACAGTCGCCAAAGAAGCGGTGTTGTTTAGAGAAAGAATTGCGTCTACCCCAAACTCATCTCTCATTGTACCACCATTTAGTTCCATAGGGGCGTCTAAGCTAATGCCATCTGCATCTAAGTCATCTTCCACTACGGTATATCGGAAAACAATGCTAGTGCTATTGTTAACCGATCCTACTTGAGTTGCATTAACAGTTTTGCTACCAATAGTTACTGGCAGTGTCGCTGTTCCTGTTATCGTCACAGGTAGCACCATATTAACAGTAAAATCGAGTGCATCTCCGATTGCGTAAGTATCAGCTGTTGGTACGTCAACATTATCAACTACCGAGGCTGCTATAGTGGTAAAGCTCCAATCCGTATTGTTGCTTATACCTGCATAATCATTACCCGCATCGTCAGTAAAGACTCCTGCATCAATTGTGACATAGAACGTAGTGAACGGTGGTAAAATAAGGTTATCTGGATTGATCGTAACATTACTTCCACTGATGGACACCTTGCTGCTAGTAACATCGATGGTTTCCAGTACTACATCATCACTCATTCGTTTGATGACAATATCTCCCGTTCCTTTATTCATGTTCTCTCCAAAAGTCATGGTCAAATCTGAACTTGGTAGAATATCTACCGCATCGTCTGCTGGTGATAATACTGGATCAACTATGATCGCTTTCTTTTCTGTTGTACCAGTGACTGCACTTCCAGTATTTGAAAAACCATCGGTTAGTTCTAGAGATATTGTAAGTGTACCATCTCCTAGACCAGTTAAATCGCCTAAAGTAATCTGATCTGTTGCAGTCGCAATTGTACCTGTTCCAGTAACATTGGTTCCACCACCTGCTGAACTTATGGTGAAGTTATAAGTTGTTCCTACTTCTGCTCCTGCCATAGTAATGGTACTAGAAGTTAGTTCTGTACTTATGATCAAGTTATCGTCAAAATTGACGCTGTATCCGCTTGGCGCAGTATTGTCATCCTCGTTGGTCAGTATTCCTGTACCAGTAGCCGTTGCTATGGTCACGCCCTTGTTTCCATCAGCTACATTGGATAATGTTACTGTAAAGTCTTCATCGGATTCTTCAGTCATATCGCCAGTTATATCAACTGTAATCTGCTGTACTTCACCGTCTGTTCCATTAAAAGTGAGCGTTCCGCTCGC
It includes:
- a CDS encoding serine hydrolase domain-containing protein codes for the protein MSIRPASYLHVITITGLAIFVSACVSKGMVHENEVFTEELTELKAFFSIPGLSATIAQGDEVIYEEFFGYSDLQNKTAVDSQTAFPIASITKLFSASLIMKLVEEDRLSLNDPVSEYLPESGLKNEIKVKHLLSHTSQGDIGNQFYYSFRFGLLTQIIQKASGKSFQLLMEEKILQPLKLDDTFLLKDSVQLAQKDTKFALPYNLDNGIADGFIDYGYYTSAGLVSTGRDLIKFAQALKHNSLLTEMSKQTIFQGQNNNLPYAYGIFNQEIQGLEVLWVYGQYDSYSSLLLTVPSKDITLVLLANNNLMSDPARLIMGNLTSSLFAISFLKNYVFEKSNLPLFETKDFSFTEPNIDDFYRKKVLAQALAESFMARFNTDKMQISAHLLDETFSAFPDYIEYADINLLHNLSFLKSVAFYRELGEFNQFDTQIEEIGNKVLHEAPNNPYAHSYLGTFYDRKGDKEKARFHFRSIIEAENFSTSWYTNEAKAWLIDNQ
- the wecB gene encoding non-hydrolyzing UDP-N-acetylglucosamine 2-epimerase is translated as MKVLSVVGARPNFMKVAPFIHEIQRHNEANEKLVDHILVHTGQHYDPLMSDIFFERLGIPRPDHNLNIGSGGHGVQLGQTMIAFDELLQEVKPDWVVVIGDVNATLSCSVIAKRHQIKVCHIESGLRSFDKRMPEEINRMVTDSISDLLLTPDTISSDNLRREGKPEESIKFVGNIMIDTLVKNVEQAKLLNTQEIIEANRFKNLSVVQSAIEENNFGLMTMHRPSNVDDRNVLLSIVETLENKICPKLSIVLPLHPRTEKQLKTFGLWERFTQISGLVLLNPIGYLELLKLNTEAKLFLSDSGGIQEECTYLGTPCITLRDSTERPVTLKEHGGVSVLVGNNMELVEKYFNDFLTKDRQPQKPALWDGNTAKRCLEAILSFQD